One Acidobacteriota bacterium genomic window, AGAGACTGAATCCAAGTCCCGAAGGTGATCGAAGCGCGCAAACAGCTCATCGAAGAACGTCTCGCTATTCCACTGCTGGATCTGGTATGGCATAAGTGTCAACATCCGCTATGCACCTCACTACGATCTGCAGCACGGTATCATTGATCGCTGCCTGAGGCGAAATGAGTAGCCTTTGCCACCGCCGTACACTGAGTCACGCGGGGCCAGAATTTACTGCTCAACTTATTCGGAACATGACTAACCAAGTACACGAGCGTATCAAAGAATTCTTTACCTCTTCAAGCTCTGTATATTCGACCTTATGGATAACGTCCCATCCAAATTGGGACGAGATAGAATCAATTTCTCTCTCTGAGAAGAAATGGATCTTATGCTCTGGCTTATCGGGGTAAAGTATAAATGTCCCCGAATCTACCTCTATACCTTTGCCGAATCTCTGATCACTCGCTGAATATTCACTCAAAATGAACAGGCTCCCCTTAGGGAGCCTGTCATTAGCACATTCGAAAAGGGCGTTGCGGTATTCGGCCGGTAGAACTTGCAAAAAATAATGAGTATAAACGTGACACGCCGTGAAACCGAGTATGTCCTCACGGGTCAGAAACTCGAGGGCATCAGCTTTGACAAAAATGGGAGTTGTGTGGTGGTTATGTCTTTCGTTCAGAAGATTGTTGGCTCCCACCATCGCTTGTCCTGAAACATCAACGCCATAAACACTCCCGCGCAACTCACTGGCTATAGAAATGACATCCCGCCCGTAGCCACATCCAAGCTCTATAAAACACGATCCCGGATCAATCAAAGTATGTGCTTTCAGCAGCGCTAGTGATCTTTCAATAGCTTCGCTTTGGGTCTTCCCGTATACAAAGCCTTCCAAATATATCCGGTCCCAAAAACGAGCCTTTGCTCTAGCCGTCTCCTCATTTGCTGGCCTGCTTATCAAAATTGGACCTCACTTACAGTAGACTCCTTACCCTCCAGTAGTTTCTTGATCCAGTAAGGCTTGACTACATCCCCGTGCTCATCAAAAGTGATAATACCTGAAACACCCTCATAGTTCTTGACTCCATGTAGGTAATCCTTCACCTTTTGAGGGTCGTAACCAACAGCGCTTATCCCTTTGAGGATTAACATCATTGCATCATAGGCAGGGTCAGCCGGCACACCCGCCTCTTTCCCAAACTTTGTTTTGTATCTGTCAATAAAGTCCTTATACACGGCACTATCCTTGTCGGCGAATCTGGGCACAGTGTAGTAAATCGGATTCGGGTAAGAAGCGGAAATCTTCTTGACGTTCTCATTCTCGAAAGTTTCTGTGCCGATGATCGGGATGTTTAGCCTTGCCTCGGCTAGTTGTTTAAGAATCACGGGAAGTTCCTCTGGGTATGCCACCAGGATCAGGGCATCACTTGTCCTGGGAATCTTTTGGATGATGCTTCTAAAATCTCTGGTCGTGGCATCATATCCTTCCTCAAGACTGACTGCTGTCGCCAAGGATTTTTTGACTACTTCCGTTAATCCTTTCCCGTATTCATTGTTTACAAAAAGGATTGCCGGTTGCTTAGGCAAAAGCGTGTCGTTTAAAAATTTGGCAACAGCCCTGCCCATTAAATCATCAGATGGCCAAGTCCTAAATATGTAATCACCGGCGTCTCTAATTTTAGGGTTCGAACCCTGCCCTATCGTGACAACCTTATTTTGCTGACATAACGGAGCGATCGCAAGTAGATTAGAACTGGCAAGGTCTCCGACAATGAATTTAGCCCCATCATTGAAAATCAATTTATTGGCTGCATTGACTGCTTCCTTCGGTACGCTTTTGCTATCTTCATATGATACTTCAACTTTGTATCCTTGCCCGCCCCCGCGAGCGTTAAAATCCTGTACCGCCAATTCTGCGCCGTTCCGGGCATTGTTGCCCCAAAAAGATGCCTCTCCAGTGAGGGGATAAATCACTCCTATCTTATAGGAAGCAGGTTTATCTCCACAGCCGCTAAATGAAAATACAGCTGCCAGCACCAATCCGGCAATGCACATAACCAAGTTCCGATTTATCATGTCAAAGTCTCCTTTGGGACAGGAAATTTCAGCACTACAGGAAAATCTCCTCCATCCTTCTAGCATTCACAATTTCTTTTGGATTCTCCTGCAAAAAGGCCATTCCATCTTTGAGGGCGTAAACTTTATCTGCGATACGCAACGCCTCCCTGACATTCTGCTCAGCGAGTAACACGGTTACTCCATGTTCTGCGTTAAACTTGCGAATGGTATTCAGCAAGCTCTTGACCGACGATGGGGCAAGTCCGCCGGAGGGCTCATCAAGAAGCCACAGTCGGGATCTGCGCACAATCAACATCGAAAGTGCCAGCATCTGCCGCTCACCACCACTCAACAGCCCTGCACGTTTCCCACGGATGTTGGATAAGAATGGGAAAGCGGTCCAGACAGCTTCTGCTCTTTCTTCGAAGGATGTTCCGGGTATCTTTTCCGCCGCCAAACGTAAATGTTCCAAAACAGTCAGGCGGGGGAAAATCACGCCTCCCTGAAGCAGGAGTCCTATGCCTGAACCGGCTAGGGCGTGCGCTTCTATCCCGGTAATATCCATATCGTCAACAGAGATTCTGCCAGCCGTAGGTCGGATCAGCCCGGCAACCGTCCTCAGCAAGGTAGACTTCCCCGAGCCGTTTGCTCCGATCAACGCGACAATCTGTCCAGGCGAGACATCTAAAGAGGCCCCGCGCAGGATCTCTTTTTTGTAGTAACTTACCACAAGGTCTTCGACCTTCAAGGACGCTCTGTTATAACCGCGGAAACCTTTCATACACCAAGGTACATTTCTCTTAAAAGTGGATGAGCATAAACCTCGGAGGGCGAGCCAGAGATTGCAACCCTTCCGTTATTCATAACATAGGTACGATCCGAGATCTCCAGCGCTCTGGGTACATTATGCTCGATCATCAAAGCCGTTTTGCCGACCGCAACCAATCCTTTTATAAGGTTTACTATTTCGTCGATCATCAAAGGGTTCAACCCTGTCATGATTTCGTCAAGGAGCAAAAGTTCGGCTCCATTCATCAAAAGACGGCCCAGCGTAAGCAGCTTTTGTTGTCCATAGGATAAGTCCTTAGCTAGGCTGTTGCGCTTGTGGTCAAGGTTTATAAGCCTCAGGATCTTTTCTGCTCCCTCAAAGTTTTCTGCTTCTTCCTCTCGAACATCTTTCCAATGAAGAATTGTGTGCAATATTTTTTCGCCCTGGTGTTTCTTCTTAGCGACCAGCAGATTGTCTATCACGGTCATATTGGTAAACAGCCGTCCATCTTGCCAGAGGCGACCAAGCCCGATCACCGCTCTCTGGGCGGGGGACAGTGCATCTATAGGCTCGCCTTTGTAGCGAATGCACCCGGAATCCTGTCGTATAAAACCGCCAATAATGTTAAACAGGGTTGTTTTCCCCGCCCCGTTGGCGCCAATAATGCTCGAAATTGTCCCTGCCTGTATCGAGAATGTTACAGCTTCAACGGCTTTTATGCCATCGAAGGATCTACAGATATGCTGTACTTCTAAAAGTGGCGCCATTAGTTATCTACTCGAATTGATATTTTCCGGCTATCCCCGCAGGTCGAAATCTCATCATTACAATAAGCGACAAGCCGTATATTATTATACGGAGATTTGCCGACAAAGAATCAGGGATGGCCAGGAACCGGAGAAATTCAGGAAGTAGCGTTAAGAGAAAAGCCCCGACAATAGGCCCTTTGATATTTCCAGTCCCTCCAACGATGACCATAGCTAACATGAGCATTGATTCCTCTTTTGTAAAGCTTGTCGGGTCAATAAAGGTGATGTATGTGGCATACAGAGCGCCGGCTATTGCAGCACACCCGCTTGCGAAGGAGACGCTACGCACTTTAAATGACATGACACTTTTACCAAGTGCGATAGCTGCAAGTTCATCATCTCGGATTGCCTGGAGAGTTCTGCCAAAAGGGGAGCGAAGGATCAGTATAAGCAATCCAACAACTATTGTTGTGAGTAAAAATCCAAGCAAAGAAAAAGACTCGAGTGAGTTAAAGTCCATACCAAGAATTCTCGGTTTCGGGATGTTTGTAATGCCATAAGGGCCCTGTGTGACCTCCGTCCAGTTATATAGTATTCTGAAAAGGATTACCTGCAGTGCCAAAGTCGTCAAGATAAAAAAGTCACCTCGAAATCTCAGCGAAGCCAGGGAGATCAGAACGCTGAGTGAAACACATCCAATAACCGCAAAGATCAGCGACGGTAGGAAACCGAATCCAAGATTTACCATTAGAAGCGCGGTTATGTAAGCGCCTACCCCATAAAATGCGGCGTGAGCTAGAGTCAGCAACCCCGTATATCCCACCATTATATTGAGTGAACATGTAAGTAAGAGATTCAATTCAATAATAATAATAAGGTGTAAAAGGTAATTCATCGCTCCTCCAATCGCAGTTGAGTCGCGAATATACCTTCGCGGCGAATAAGCAGAACAAGAATGAGGATGAAGAACGTGGTAGCGTCTTGCCATTGGGCCGAGAAAAACCAAGTGACGATGTTTTGTGTGATCCCGAGGAACATCGCACCCACAACGGCTCCTATATTGGAGTTTACACCGCCAATAATGACAGCTACAACAGCGGTCAAGACCACCGAAAGGCCAGCATGTGGATCTATGCCGATATCAAAGGCTCGCAGAAGCGAAGCCGAAGCCGCAAGGAACGAGCCGAGAGCAAATACCAAAAGCCTGGTCTTTTTAACATCAATGCCCAACAAGCTTGCAAGAGTCGCGTTGTCAGATATCGCCCTGATCTGTCGGCCCAGTGAGGATCTGCTGAGTAAAAACAGGACCGATGAGATCAGTACAACCGAAACAAAAAGCTGAATGGCTTGTATTCGCGTTATAATAGTATTGGCTACAGCAATGGTTGGTTCTATGCTTGATTCCAAGATTTTAGTATCATTACCGAAAAGTAGTGTGATGAGATTGGTAGTAACGATATACAAACCAAGTGATGAAATAAACGTCACCAAAGGCGGGGCTTTGCGCTTGAAAAGCGCACTGTAAACAACTTTCTCGAACAAAAATCCGAGAAGGCAACTCAATAATAAAGCGAGTATTATTATTATGGCTAGTGACAAGCCACCTGTACTTCTAAAAACCGACCTGGCAGCATAAGATAGGGCCAAAAGCAGATATGCCGCTGCAGTATAGATCGCACCATGTGCTATATGAAAAACTTTCGTCGCGTTATAGATCAGACTGTAGCCGAGGGCTACTAATGAATAAAGCATTCCGGCGATAAGGCCATAAATCATTATCTGGGTAGTTATCATCCGCATAACTTATGCCTGTTATTTACAATATACTTGATTATCTGATTGATCCAATCAACGAACGTCCTCGGGGCAAGTAGATCGGACGTAAATAGAGAAAATAATTCATACTAGGATGCTGGCATCTATCGGGCTATCAACAAGGACCAGCTCTTGGTAAAAAGATGATGGATACTCGCCTAGGCCTGCGGAATTGTTTTCTGATTGTAATTGCACAATAAAGCTCACCCATCATCTTATGTGTTCTTGATTTAGACTATAAGGGTGGCCCGCTGGAACACATCAGGCTCAACCAGATACGGACCGGCAGCGAAAATATGGCCGTCAAAATAATCCTTCTTGATGCCGACCGACATTGCTCAATCTTGAATTCCTACTGGCCCCATTCAATAACAACATCTCTGCATGTGGTAGAGAGTAATTGTGTCTATCTTAAACCAACATCTCTCCTGATACAACGAGGGAAATTACCCTAAAATACTGAGAATCATAAGTTTAGGGGATTAGCCTACGTTAGCCGTAGTTAGCCAGAACCAAGGTAAACATGGCCCAACTGCGGTAAACTGAAGAAAATAAAGGCCTTGTAGCTTGACAGGATAGCAAATATTCTTCATACTAATGGACATATAAGAGTGAATCTATCTCGATCACTTTACGAAATCTTTAAATGAAAGCATTACGGTTTCGTGTACTCTCCAGATTTGAACCTCCCGATGTGGTGTAGTGTCTATGCTTAAATTGATCTAAAACAGTGCAATACCCAATAAGAACAATGATCTTAGAATGACAGAGAGCTTGGTATAGTCATTGCTCTATGTAAGTTTGAAGAGGAGGGACTATTTTGTTCTATGAGATGCCAGTACCCACTCTTGGTAGCAGGGTTCTGTACAAAAACTTGTTAATCAAGTTTTTGTACAGAATAAATTTTACCAAGGAGGTATTTAAGATGAGTGACAGCTACATAGCCTATGTATTTATGGGCTTGGTTGGGCGCCTGGGAAAGCGGACGAACTACTTAGTAGCCTATTTCGGAGAGGCCCGCGAAATGCGAAAAGTGAGTGCCCCGATACGGAAGCTTGAATCGGCTTACTACGTTCGGTTCAAGGCCTCGGGATTCGGACACTCACCGAAAGAAGCCTTGGATAGCGCACTACGCCGTCTCCTCGAAAAGGGTGATGACGCGGTGATGCAAAAAGGCGACTGTCTCAAGGCGCCTGTTTACGATCTTATGCCCCAAGACCCGGGGCAACTGGGCGAGTTGTCTTATCCGATCAATGGTGGGACGGTATGTTTCTACCATGCAGGGCATCTCACGTGACCTTAAACATCAAGCACTTAATCCAAACCACTTGTAGAAGAACAGATCTACAGGTGGTTTTTGTATGGTGACTGTTTCGGAACTCTGTTCGTCAATAATCGTTGACTCTACATGGAACGCGATTTCACTCAGCCAGTAACCTATCCCAAGGGCCGATGCGGATAAGCAGGTCAACAAAACATAACTGGCTGACTCACAGTAAATCATCAGTCAATTCCCAATTACCCCGACTAACTTATAGAGACTCTACTTGATTGCCCTTTTCCTGCACTAGGCAAAGCATGTACTCTCGTTAGTTAAGGTTCTACATAGTAAAACACGTAAGCTAATTTAACTATTAAGTTAGTTGAATTGGTCAAGACCCACAATAATGACAAGTTAGGCAGGGCTTGTTGCTGTTTAAACTGTTATCACTTTTGTAAGGCTTTGCCAGAATTTGAAGGTACCAACTCGGGATGATGGCGTCAATATTTTCATTTCAATGAAGGAAAAAGTTATGAAAACTGCACTGAACCATCTGCTGATGTTCACTTCACTGTTATCGCTCGTGGCCTGTCTGACAATGCTCTCAGCTTGCGAAAAATCCGAGAATGTAACAAAGACAGAGGCAAACGCGCCGGCAGAATCAACGAGCGGCGACTCCCGGGCTTCCACCCTGAACCCCTCTGATAAGTCGAAACCGGCAGGGAAACCCGATGCGCCTATCCGGATCGCGAGCATGATCGACAAGACCGGCAGTGCCAACCAGACGCGGACACAACAACCCGGCGCCGACTCCTTCAAGCCCATCATCGAGCGTCTTCATAAAAGCGGCGGCGAGCTGAGCGTCGGGCTCATTCGCGACAACAGTAACCGTCCACTCCTGCGTCTCCGGATAGATACGCCGCCGACGGCGCCTGTCAAGCCAAACGATGACAAGGAAGATTACGCCGACGTCCTGGCCGAAAAGCAGGACGAGTACGACAAAAAACTCCGGGCATATAAGCGGGAATATCTAGCGTGGGAACAAGAAACTGAGCGACGTGTTGCGCAGTTTACTACCGATTTACAGCCGTTACTTGATCAGCCCGCCAATGCCAAGCGCACGGATGTTTTCAACGCCCTGTTTCGGGCAGACCTCTTCCTTGCCGAGCAGGAGGTCGGGTTCAAAGAGCCGGCGCAAAAATTCATCCTCCTGAATAGCGACTGCAAAGACAACATTGGCGCGCGCGCCAAGAAGTTGACGCTGCGGAGTGACGCTCAACTTCTTGTAGTTAATGGCGTCGGCAGCATTGGCCCGCTTGAACGATTTAAACCAAAGCTGTTTGAGTCACTCGACGCGGCGATGCGCTACGTAGTGAAAGAGGAGAGATAGTTATGCCTGCTGCATATGTTCAAAATCAAGCTGACGAAGTTAACCGCCAGCAAACGGGCGATCAGCTCAACAACCATGTCGTCGCCATCCATCGCCACGCACACCGCGCTGACGAACGGCGACACGAGAGCACGATGTCATCACGCTCGCTGTCCCAGCTCGACCACAGCCATCCACAATTTATCAACCTCAGTGCCACGCGGGAGGTCGTGTTCTACTTCTTTGCCGCAGGTTTGCTGTGCGTGTACCTTGTGGATTTGCTGATCTTCGGCGGGGCGGCCCATGCCCTTGCTCGCTCCTCATTCCCGAATAACCCTGTGATGGCGGCGCTGTTGAAATTTGTTATCCCGGTGGCCTTCCTCGGGGTTGAACTCTACCTCGCGACACAACTCTACGCCGCCAAGTACGGCGCCGGGAAAGAGGCGGCCACGCCAAGGCACCGTCGGTTCTACAGATTCCTCGCGGTAATTTTTGCCATCGTCATGCCGATCTTCGTTATCGCCAACCACGCCAGCACCCGCAAAGCGCTTGAGTCTGGTCAGCTCGCTGCGATATCCAGGGTGCAGGTCGTTGCCCTCATCATTGTGGCCTTCGTCAGCCACGCCATTGTCATTTTCGGCGGCAGACCGGCGCACGAAAGTAAATCGTTCATCTTATACGATCTCCGCCGCCGGGGATGGCGTCGGCAAATCCACCGCTTCAACTCCGAGTTTGAGCTGGAGGCCCTGGAAGCTACCAACCAGTTCAATCAGTATTATCAGCAGTTGCAGGATTTCAACCAGCAGCGCCCAAACAGGATGATTCCGCCCGCCGAGTTCGACGCGCTCACACGCGCCCTCATCAACGAACGCTTCGGACGCGAGGTGATCCAAGTCGCCAACACCCCGGCCTCCGGCAATGATGGAAGCCAGTCACAGCCCGGCGGCGGGCAACAAGCAGTCGCAACTGCTGCATCCCCCAAGCCGCTCATTCCACCTCCCGTGTCTCCGCCGCCGCCACCTTTTCAACCGCCTGTAGACCA contains:
- a CDS encoding methyltransferase domain-containing protein, whose amino-acid sequence is MEGFVYGKTQSEAIERSLALLKAHTLIDPGSCFIELGCGYGRDVISIASELRGSVYGVDVSGQAMVGANNLLNERHNHHTTPIFVKADALEFLTREDILGFTACHVYTHYFLQVLPAEYRNALFECANDRLPKGSLFILSEYSASDQRFGKGIEVDSGTFILYPDKPEHKIHFFSEREIDSISSQFGWDVIHKVEYTELEEVKNSLIRSCTWLVMFRIS
- a CDS encoding penicillin-binding protein activator; this translates as MLEGWRRFSCSAEISCPKGDFDMINRNLVMCIAGLVLAAVFSFSGCGDKPASYKIGVIYPLTGEASFWGNNARNGAELAVQDFNARGGGQGYKVEVSYEDSKSVPKEAVNAANKLIFNDGAKFIVGDLASSNLLAIAPLCQQNKVVTIGQGSNPKIRDAGDYIFRTWPSDDLMGRAVAKFLNDTLLPKQPAILFVNNEYGKGLTEVVKKSLATAVSLEEGYDATTRDFRSIIQKIPRTSDALILVAYPEELPVILKQLAEARLNIPIIGTETFENENVKKISASYPNPIYYTVPRFADKDSAVYKDFIDRYKTKFGKEAGVPADPAYDAMMLILKGISAVGYDPQKVKDYLHGVKNYEGVSGIITFDEHGDVVKPYWIKKLLEGKESTVSEVQF
- a CDS encoding ATP-binding cassette domain-containing protein, which gives rise to MKVEDLVVSYYKKEILRGASLDVSPGQIVALIGANGSGKSTLLRTVAGLIRPTAGRISVDDMDITGIEAHALAGSGIGLLLQGGVIFPRLTVLEHLRLAAEKIPGTSFEERAEAVWTAFPFLSNIRGKRAGLLSGGERQMLALSMLIVRRSRLWLLDEPSGGLAPSSVKSLLNTIRKFNAEHGVTVLLAEQNVREALRIADKVYALKDGMAFLQENPKEIVNARRMEEIFL
- a CDS encoding ABC transporter ATP-binding protein gives rise to the protein MAPLLEVQHICRSFDGIKAVEAVTFSIQAGTISSIIGANGAGKTTLFNIIGGFIRQDSGCIRYKGEPIDALSPAQRAVIGLGRLWQDGRLFTNMTVIDNLLVAKKKHQGEKILHTILHWKDVREEEAENFEGAEKILRLINLDHKRNSLAKDLSYGQQKLLTLGRLLMNGAELLLLDEIMTGLNPLMIDEIVNLIKGLVAVGKTALMIEHNVPRALEISDRTYVMNNGRVAISGSPSEVYAHPLLREMYLGV
- a CDS encoding branched-chain amino acid ABC transporter permease — translated: MNYLLHLIIIIELNLLLTCSLNIMVGYTGLLTLAHAAFYGVGAYITALLMVNLGFGFLPSLIFAVIGCVSLSVLISLASLRFRGDFFILTTLALQVILFRILYNWTEVTQGPYGITNIPKPRILGMDFNSLESFSLLGFLLTTIVVGLLILILRSPFGRTLQAIRDDELAAIALGKSVMSFKVRSVSFASGCAAIAGALYATYITFIDPTSFTKEESMLMLAMVIVGGTGNIKGPIVGAFLLTLLPEFLRFLAIPDSLSANLRIIIYGLSLIVMMRFRPAGIAGKYQFE
- a CDS encoding branched-chain amino acid ABC transporter permease, with the translated sequence MIYGLIAGMLYSLVALGYSLIYNATKVFHIAHGAIYTAAAYLLLALSYAARSVFRSTGGLSLAIIIILALLLSCLLGFLFEKVVYSALFKRKAPPLVTFISSLGLYIVTTNLITLLFGNDTKILESSIEPTIAVANTIITRIQAIQLFVSVVLISSVLFLLSRSSLGRQIRAISDNATLASLLGIDVKKTRLLVFALGSFLAASASLLRAFDIGIDPHAGLSVVLTAVVAVIIGGVNSNIGAVVGAMFLGITQNIVTWFFSAQWQDATTFFILILVLLIRREGIFATQLRLEER